The Daphnia magna isolate NIES linkage group LG6, ASM2063170v1.1, whole genome shotgun sequence genome segment GctaaacatttttctacgGAGGCTGAAAAAACACTATACAAGTATTCTGGAATTGTCATCTTATGTTATACTGTTATCCacttcttattttttgataATGTCTTATCAATGTTTGGTTACGACCTTCGTCATGACCTTGTTTCATCACGCACTATTACCTCTCTTTGGCTATGAAGATGATTCACTTTAGAAAACTCTTCCGATTCTTCTgttttttccacttttttccACATTGTTTCGCATTCAATGCTATTTtgtagtacagtcgggtcacctgtcttaaagaagggggacctgtcgcgggggAACAACAGCAGAGGTCCCTATCTGTTCCTAGAAGCGCCAAACTCAAACGCTATAGTTAAGAATGTTCTACTTTCTGTTATGTTATCAGACATTACTCCCTAAATAAGTAGAAGTTACAGAATAGCTTTAGGATGTGCAGCAAAATCTATTAACCTTAGGGAGAGGGcgtaatttcaaagctagtataaaacccactgttTTTCTATTATTAGTCGCTCTCTTTTCCCCTAACTAGACGCTTAGTAAAAGTAAGGATTCAATTCATTATTCGTGtaatcattgtattccctttttctgtgttaagaaaatacaaacgttttcaagtcaagtgtgacaatattGTGGGTTACCCCTTTAATAAAAAGTTCTACCCCTTGTTCCAGTTTCTTCAATTCGTCTACAATTGGCTTTAAAAGTACATTCATGCCATATCTTTCTACTTGGCAGTTATAGAAAATTGACAGTAATTGAATTTGACTGAATGCTGATCTGTATCGCATTTCAAGATTGCCAATggtaaaataaacaaatactAACTTGTTATTAAAAACTTTGCTCCCAAGAGCGTCGCAGAGCTGAACTTCGTCCAAGTAAAGGTGGATTTGAAGAGCATGTGGATGCTGTTTGAACAGAGGATTTTCTAAAAATGACGTGCCGTCTTCAAAACGAGAAAGAAATCCCGGTAAGGGAATTTTATCAGAGAATACTTGATGGTATACATCATCTTTCTGCAACAGACATTGAATTTGAGAAATCAACGACACCACCACATATTCCTGTTTCTTGAACGTTTGTGGCTGCCTTGTTCGATGCCTCCCATAATCGCTTAGTAGTGCTGGCAGTCttattttggatgaattgatCATTCCAAAATATTTGGAATAAAATTGTCGTTGCCTGTACTGGGTGCGTAGACCTTCAAATGGATCAGGTGCAAAGGGGGATCTATATAGTTGTTCCATTTGTTGGATACTCTTGAAGTGTGTGCAGTTTTCCTCCCTCAGTGACGAGATTGTTTTTGACAGCACAGAAATGATTTCCTTGTTCACAAAAGCTGTTGTTGCATCAATCACAGTCTGTAGATCTACTtgattaaattttcttttatcagACAGACAAACGAGATATAATGCTGAGTCACtgtaaagaaaattaaatattttttaaagttcatGCATATGAAAGATTAAATTAATGATACGTACTAGTTGTGTGGCTTCTGAAGCACTTGTTCGTCTGTTGAAGATATAGATGCTGCATCCAGGTGTGAATTTATACGCTGTATTTCTTCTTGTAACATTACATCTAGTTCTTCTGAATCACTAGGTGCTACACCTTCTGCTTCAATATTTTGTTCAAAGAATCTTGGGTGGTGAGACTGCAAATGTTTTCTTAGTCCATCTTCTGTTCGATATTGTAAGGAACGGTCAGCCGCGTTCCCtacatccctttctcctttcccacgCTTAAaacccttttcccctcttcctccgataggtcatctaccgatggctccggcctTCAATCTCCCTTCCacctggccttcaaacgtgtgaattctccacataggtgttacatttacacacaaaatattaattccctttgcAACACATAACCCTAAGTGACCttgctccttcgtataaatgttgccGTTTTCCAGATTGTCAGTCAGTCTCTTTTGCAGTCTTCTGCAGTCTTCATCAGcagtcagtcttgtgtcagtcatGTTCCAGTCGCTTTTCATTCATCTTTGAGTCTCTTTGCAGTCTTCACCAGTAAGTCTCTTTAAAATCGGAATCGTCTTGTTAACTGTTATCTCGGTCTTTGGCAAAAACGTtgtgcaacaataaactcatcatcatcacacacaactattccccatattcaatattaaaagtaaggaaaaggaagaaaaacattCCCCGTCCTTACATTTGGTGACAGTGAACTTCGTACCCCGAACCCCCGAAAAGATTTTAACCAGTGCCACCGTTAACCTAAAGCAACATTTTAGCGCCATCTATCCGTTactgaaaaattaattcaaaatgcaaaaaactATCAAGATAAATACGACGATGATTAAGACAGTATGGAGCGAAAAAATTACACGTCAATTGAAGAAATCTGGAAAAAATTTTAGAGACATTTCTACACGTAAGTTTGAAACTCAAGTTTCTACACAAGAACCAGCTATAATCATCAGTGCCAAACAAACGCCAGAAAACACAAGCATAGGCACCAGCGAAGCTTTTTCCATCCCCATTGAACTTCCAACAACGATAGGATATCAATCCCCAAAGGAAGCTTCGACAAAATTGTAGGAAAACGaatctttaacaaaatgcGCTACCTTAACGGTTGTTCAAGAAGATTTAACAGCCATCTCTTACTAGGAAAACGAGGATTAAGTCTTCCAGAAGAATATCAAGATAAATAGCCTTTTTTCGTCAACTGAAGAAATTCATACACATTGCCATCGAGAACCGAGCAATATCAAAGATACTACCTATTCACCAACAAATACTACTTTAAAGTGTTCGGCTCTTTGTATTACTAGAACAACCGCTTCATCTGCTGTTAACTTCAGACCATCATGCATCAAAAAGAAGTTCAACAACCTCCTTTCCAACACCCCTATTAAGTCAATTCTACCAAAATATTGGGAGCAAttcaagaaatttgaaaagaacCTTACAGCTTTAAAAGGTCACTACTGTATTCAGCGATTCAGCGATCCATTAAACCACCCAAGGCCCAAtgtaaagatgaaaaatacCACTTATCTCCACCATACCTCTATGCTtattccaaattgaaaattaagaCGACGTCACCAACCATCTCCAACAGCCGATTCTTGACCAAGTTTTCGCTGTTCTCATCGTACTTCCAAACACAATTTACTATCACCAACATGTTCATCAGCACAAGTGATTCAACAGCCATCAAGGAAAGAAGATTTATCCACGGATATTTGACCCATCACGGAAAGGAGATTCACCCACGGACTATCGATCAATGCATTTACTGTTTCAAATGACTTCGCTGAAAACAccattctttttctaattcctttgactattttatttttcacaaCAACCTTAGCCTCAAAACTAACTTCAAAGGTCGAATATCAAATTGGTTTTCATCggtgcacacaaaaaaatcaacaaaaattatatacaATTATCCTCCGCCAGACGGAGCGCATCCCTCATTATCCTTCGACTGCCGCGATGATGTGCTAAGAAATAGACATTGTCCCAGTCGCCATTCTCCCCTTTCTGACAGTCAAGGTGTACTAGGTTTAGACACCCCCTCTCAGCCACAAGAGCTAACGAACTGAAGAAGACGTCTGAATCCGAAGAGACCACGTCAAGTTCAACGCTCATGCATCTACGGACATTTCAGCCCTGGACCTGCCTATGTTACAGACGTTTCTGGCATTACAGATACCGGGTGGATCTCCGCATTCTTGGACCTCTGTATTCTCGCCGCTGCAAAAAACACGTCCCctcttcaaaaataaaaaataaaaatgtcgcACCTTTGTTTTCCCGATTCAGATTTGACCTTATTTCTTTTAtagattgcgggacgcaatctttcGGCACGGGATGTTATGTAAGGAACGGTCAGCCGCGTTCCTtacatccctttctcctttcccacgCTTACAACCCTTTACCCCTCTTCCGCCgataggtcatctaccgatggctccggcctTCAATCTCCCTTCCACCTGGCCTTCAAATGTGTGAATTCTCcacataggtgttacatttacacacaaaatattaattccctttgcaacacctaaccctaagtgaccttgctccttcgtataaatgttgcTCCTTTCCAGATTGTCAGTCAGTCTCTTTTGCAGTCTTCTGCAGTCTTCATCAGcagtcagtcttgtgtcagtcatGTTCCAGTCGCTTTTCATTCATCTTTGAGTCTCTTTGCAGTCTTCACCAGTAAGTCTCTTTAAAATCGGAATAGTCTTGTTAACTGTTATCTCGGTCTTTGGCAAAAACGTTGTGCAACAATAAACTAATCATCATCACAAAACTATTCCCCacattcaatattaaaagtaaggaaaaggaagaaaaccaTTCCCCGTCCTTACAATATCTTCTGTCACAACCAGCCAAACAAGGTACATCAAATGTACGATGGCCTCGATGAACTGTCCTATAATGGGACAGCATTTCTATTCTTGTCCGTGTACGTGCATTGCAATTCACGACTTCACATTGGATTCCTAATATGCGAAGAGAAACAAATATACATACTGCAATACTAATCAGAGGCAAACAGTACTACACATTTGAATTCGCGTATTAATATGGTATACCAATATTCTCAACTTGAAAATCCATGATGCAGCAAATCTGGAACTCACGAGTTTAAAGTCAGAACACAAAACACACGAACGATTTTTACAATGTCTAACGCTTAGCTCATTTAAATATAAACAATTAACAGCGCCACTTTTCGGGGTAGCAGCACCATTTATTAGTTCGCGAACCCCATTGTCTGATGCGACAACCCCGTTATCTGGTGTGTAAAACCCACATTGTTTATTGTAAACCCACATCTGTTGTTGTAAAACCACCGTTTTTAGGTAAAACTGCCGATTTTAGTGGGGGTTAACCACCGGAAAAAGTACGTTTTTTAAACAGTGTagatattgaaaacattgacgaatgatgatttagaaaattgttgtaatgatGTGGGCAAAAATTACAACTGGTTTTTTACATAATTTCCGACTTATACTGTTGTGTAAACTGTTTAAAAtccgcggtgtgacccgtaaAAAACCGCGGTTTAAACCAAGGGTACAAACCATCAAACCATGGTGCAATCCGTTCCCAAAAATTAATAAACTGAACCGCACCGGTTTGGCCTTTTGTTTAAAGAAACCGCGCGGTTTGGCCAAAATCGTGCCCGATCGTCGCGGGGTTGAGCCCTAGTCACAAGAGCtccaattcaaaattttttcaatttaatgGTTATTTTGGATGTGTTTGGTGCGAAAATCGTGGAACTCATTAGAACAATACTCATGTCTATGAGTACGGTTCTTTCCCTCTAAGAACTTCAGAAACTGTATCAAGTAATGCTTCTCCAGCAGTAAAGAACCATTATCCTGTAATGGGTCTCAAAGGGTTTTCAATCTTAAGCGAGCTACCAAATTCTGATATTGCGATGGGATTCATATATGATCGTTGTAGATttggaaaattaaaaaaaaacactcgCTGATTTGTGGTTGGATTCTAAAAATTCGAATGTGACTCGAGCGTTGATCTTGATGTCCAAAGATTGAATGCTAAATTTAATATCATGGTTTCACCATCGAAGTTAACTGTTGACGAAAAGCTGTTGAATTTCATCAAGGTCTCAATATGAAGTCCTCAAAATGGAGAAATATGTTGCTGTTTTATGGTCCTTTTATTTGAACGTTTTTAACGAACGTTTTTGAAACGTTTACTTCCCACTAAATATTATTGACATTTCATGCTGCTGAGCGaattaatttatatttttctggAACTGAAATAACTCATTCTGATGTTTACATAGCTAGACAAAAAATTGACAAATTTGTAAGAAACTTTAAATGTCTAAATGATCTAGAAAATATGTCCTACAATATGCACCAGATTACTCTGCATATTCATTGACATGGAGTGTGATGTCTCATTATGGCCAAAAGCAATCCGAAGTATGCGTTGGTATTCTGGAAGTAACGTCCCATAAGATGAAGTAAAGTTAGTATAAACCACATTTCAAACATCAATATGTTGTACAACGACCAGATATTTAAAGACGTTAAATttcatgttttcaaaattgatcCAGACTTTTGGAAAAGCTTTCCAGGGGTTGTTCATAAATTATTTCGTAAAATccatatattttaaattttttcctaTGTTCACACGGTTTTTATTACATTAAGCCCCCGAAAAGGTAGATATACATGCAGAAATGTTAATTGAAACTTACAGGAAGAAGTACCCTGAATATTTGACATTCAGCCCTGACAAAGTAGTAGCATCGACCACTAAATCCTTTCAAAAAGCTATGTACTAAACCACTAGTTTAATACTGATGTTAGTGttttaatattcttttattactATTAGCAATGTGATAATAGCTTCAATTTGTTGCAGGAGACCTCGTCTATTACTAAGAAATCAAAGCTCTCTAAGAGTGGTAAGACCTTACTCACTGGTGAAAATAACCAAAGTGATTGTGACGTATATGTTTGTATATAATTATATTTCTATAAGCAAAGTAAAAATAGTTTATATTTATTGCAGGTCAGCTCTTCTATTACTAAGAAATCAAAGCCCAATAAGAGTAACAAGAAGCCCACTAAGATTTCCGCTTCTAGCTTAGTAGTGAACATGGATGAAAGTgaagtaaattttttatattcattagtttttaaaatcctGATTCAAAGCATATTTTCTGTTTACAGAACAACTGCCGGTATTCGGTCACGTATTAGAATCACAACAGTTATcgttgtaaaacaaaatttattctattctaaattctaaataaaagaatattttagATAGAATATAGTTCGTCAGCTGACAAActatttttccaaaaataaGGATGAAGAACTCTGGTACTACAAGTATCAAACAAATCAATTGAAAAGCCTGCTCAGATCtagaaatgaagaaattccAGTTGTAATTCATTCAGTCttgtcaaatttttgaaagtaaGAATTACAAAATTGATAAGAGCAGTGATATAAAATGGTTTCAAAGGTAAAACTGTtaacaaggaaaaaaacaacaatatttCTAAAAAGGAGATTCAAGAATTCAAGATAATTTTAATTGAAACCCTTCGTTTTTATACTGACGCATATAAAAAATTGGATAAaatctattttacccgaccaaagtaACTTTGTTATTACTTAACTCAACTACTTAACAACACAAATATACTAAACTGTTCTGTACTCTACTGATTGACAGAATAATAGTTATTTTAGAATCACAATGTTGCCAAACGTAGTAGGGcatgttgccgtcattaaatGGTATTATGTATTAAATGGCTTATATAATCTGCAATATTTTACACGAATACAGTGTTGGATAGATTAGTGGTATAGCACTGCAATGGTATGGTTCGAATCTAGCGAAAGTGAGActtttttagttaataaatTACGTTTATGTAAAGTTAAGTTACTTTTTACCTTACTGTTCAACAATTATTATACTTTAAAAACTAAAGTTTAGTAAACTGTAGTATTTCGATTTCTAGTCTGACAAACATGTAGTTAAGTAAAACTtcacaaaaattattttggtttTATGGGTTTGTGTATTTAACGTAATACTAGTTGATTTGATTATTTCTACGAAT includes the following:
- the LOC116924449 gene encoding uncharacterized protein LOC116924449 — its product is MLSHYRTVHRGHRTFDVPCLAGCDRRYRTEDGLRKHLQSHHPRFFEQNIEAEGVAPSDSEELDVMLQEEIQRINSHLDAASISSTDEQVLQKPHNYDSALYLVCLSDKRKFNQVDLQTVIDATTAFVNKEIISVLSKTISSLREENCTHFKSIQQMEQLYRSPFAPDPFEGLRTQYRQRQFYSKYFGMINSSKIRLPALLSDYGRHRTRQPQTFKKQEYVVVSLISQIQCLLQKDDVYHQVFSDKIPLPGFLSRFEDGTSFLENPLFKQHPHALQIHLYLDEVQLCDALGSKVFNNKLVFVYFTIGNLEMRYRSAFSQIQLLSIFYNCQVERYGMNVLLKPIVDELKKLEQGVELFIKGVTHNIIIISGYAKYRELFCMTHARLLWWIESDEDIFHPTPHRSDFYTEVTQAEMDNRLAARQTWNDVLESLNMETPSPNDFHLLREFSRSLTSLLDYTEDQLNE